The following are encoded together in the Bacillus sp. V2I10 genome:
- a CDS encoding O-antigen polymerase, translating into MISLVAFILFIVLLVPMIRWRNQGGEMFAPRMIAFFFLILTTVPYLLSIAGNKYIIYPAILSRIGLNNLDQYIAYFALILIIGSLSLLLGLKAPLIKELTVFPVIAKTENKKRYMFAFFVTFGFGVLGYMLFLQKVGGFNVLVSNLHIRTQLTAGNGYLMSLTTTLLITSVVCYICSFKYKKTLLKFLFLIALVLFVAFMLSSFGGRKQTLQLIAFCVITWHYGVQRFRRIPLKIWFLVPILLVYIIAVPILRSPAGIDYYMNTSGALIEEIGNNLGRTTQQISYVDNYLLVLDHFSVDKIWYGRSFIDLLFAPIPSSIYPNKPPSDEGVYLQTIVQNWYLEVEPSKPFKELYPSSFPTETLGTMYMNFWIPGVFIGMFLLGAIYKLAYLYMKRSNYNGFSIMVYCFILLNFHLSNLRIIQTLMSILIISFFFFVLFPVKKKI; encoded by the coding sequence ATGATTTCGCTTGTTGCTTTTATACTATTTATCGTCTTACTAGTCCCTATGATTCGTTGGAGGAATCAAGGAGGAGAAATGTTTGCGCCTAGAATGATTGCATTCTTTTTCTTGATTCTTACCACTGTACCGTATTTACTCTCAATAGCAGGTAACAAATATATTATTTACCCAGCTATTCTAAGTAGAATTGGCCTGAATAATCTGGATCAGTACATCGCTTACTTTGCACTAATTTTAATTATTGGTTCTTTATCATTACTTTTGGGTCTAAAGGCACCTTTAATTAAAGAGCTAACAGTGTTTCCAGTTATAGCTAAAACTGAAAATAAAAAAAGATACATGTTTGCTTTCTTTGTTACTTTTGGATTTGGTGTTTTAGGATACATGTTGTTTTTACAAAAAGTTGGAGGATTCAACGTACTGGTTTCTAATTTGCACATCAGAACTCAATTGACTGCGGGTAACGGTTATTTAATGTCATTGACTACTACGTTGTTAATAACATCAGTAGTGTGCTATATCTGTAGTTTTAAGTATAAAAAAACTTTATTAAAATTCTTATTTTTAATTGCTTTAGTTTTATTTGTGGCTTTCATGTTATCTTCATTTGGTGGTAGAAAACAAACACTTCAGTTGATTGCATTTTGCGTCATAACTTGGCATTATGGAGTACAACGCTTTAGGCGAATACCTTTAAAAATATGGTTTTTAGTCCCTATCTTATTAGTTTATATTATAGCTGTGCCAATTTTAAGAAGTCCTGCTGGTATTGATTATTACATGAATACTTCAGGTGCTCTAATAGAGGAAATTGGGAATAACCTTGGAAGAACTACACAACAAATAAGTTATGTAGATAACTACTTATTGGTTTTAGATCATTTCTCTGTCGATAAAATTTGGTATGGACGAAGTTTTATTGACTTATTATTCGCCCCTATCCCAAGTTCAATATATCCTAATAAACCTCCGAGTGATGAGGGTGTTTATCTACAGACAATTGTGCAAAATTGGTATCTTGAGGTCGAACCATCAAAGCCATTTAAGGAGTTATATCCTTCTTCATTTCCAACGGAAACTTTAGGAACTATGTATATGAACTTTTGGATACCTGGTGTTTTTATTGGAATGTTTCTGCTAGGCGCTATATACAAACTAGCGTATCTTTATATGAAAAGGTCTAATTACAATGGATTTTCTATTATGGTTTACTGTTTTATTCTGTTGAATTTCCATCTTAGTAACTTAAGAATAATTCAGACTTTAATGAGTATACTAATTATTTCTTTCTTTTTCTTTGTATTATTTCCAGTAAAGAAAAAAATTTAA
- a CDS encoding competence protein ComK gives MLMKESYGVWRETIVLKPMYTENGELWTIVHELYRKLIVKMSPREIMNLSCVHAGASYQGMVDSAKLILPGKKMLPVSLSPGYRICMLPTLSPDSEECMWVSYHHVKRVFEKNNKTFIECRNREEIEIHGSVESFLTKSVHAQQLVLAYLDRQEEMWELSSCVAESYEGYEAY, from the coding sequence ATGCTAATGAAAGAAAGCTATGGAGTTTGGAGAGAAACAATCGTTTTGAAGCCGATGTACACGGAAAATGGGGAGTTGTGGACTATTGTTCATGAGCTGTACAGAAAGCTGATCGTGAAGATGTCACCGAGAGAAATTATGAACCTCAGCTGTGTACATGCCGGAGCCTCTTATCAGGGGATGGTTGATTCAGCGAAGCTTATTTTGCCCGGCAAAAAAATGCTGCCGGTAAGTTTATCGCCAGGATACAGGATATGTATGCTTCCGACTTTATCTCCAGACAGTGAAGAGTGTATGTGGGTTTCCTACCATCATGTGAAACGGGTTTTTGAGAAGAACAACAAGACCTTCATTGAATGCAGAAATAGAGAGGAAATTGAGATTCATGGAAGTGTCGAAAGCTTTTTAACCAAATCCGTACATGCCCAGCAGCTCGTTCTGGCTTACTTGGACCGCCAAGAAGAGATGTGGGAGCTATCCTCCTGTGTAGCTGAGTCATATGAGGGGTACGAAGCATACTAA
- the manA gene encoding mannose-6-phosphate isomerase, class I, whose product MSQTPIFLTPLFQDRIWGGTSLREQFGYDIPTETTGECWAISAHPNGQSVVSIGEYAGKTLGQLWDENRELFGGVEGNTFPLLTKILDANNDLSVQVHPNDEYANEHENGELGKTECWYIIDCKEGADMIYGHNAASKEELIQMVNSGEWNALLRRVKIKPGDFFFVPSGTIHALCEGTLVLETQQSSDTTYRVYDYDRKDDEGNKRELHLEKAIDVSTVPHVDGQNHPAVAKMNDVAITTFVEEQYFTVCKWEVNGQASFTQDQPFLLCSVIEGDGELIHDGKSYPIPKGTHFILPSGTGAFSISGKCDLIVSHI is encoded by the coding sequence TTGAGTCAAACGCCCATTTTTTTAACTCCGCTCTTCCAAGACCGCATTTGGGGAGGAACTTCATTAAGAGAACAATTCGGTTACGATATCCCAACCGAAACCACAGGCGAATGCTGGGCCATTTCTGCCCATCCAAACGGTCAAAGTGTGGTTTCTATTGGGGAATATGCCGGAAAAACGTTAGGACAATTATGGGACGAGAATCGGGAATTGTTTGGTGGAGTGGAAGGAAACACATTTCCGCTGCTAACAAAGATTCTCGACGCCAACAATGATCTTTCTGTTCAAGTACATCCGAATGATGAGTATGCGAATGAACACGAAAATGGCGAGCTTGGCAAAACGGAATGCTGGTATATCATTGACTGCAAAGAAGGAGCAGACATGATTTATGGTCATAACGCTGCTTCTAAAGAAGAGCTGATTCAAATGGTAAACAGCGGGGAATGGAATGCGCTCCTGCGCCGTGTCAAAATTAAGCCTGGTGATTTCTTCTTCGTGCCAAGCGGAACGATTCACGCTTTATGTGAGGGTACACTTGTGCTTGAAACGCAGCAGAGCTCTGATACGACTTATCGTGTGTATGATTATGACCGTAAGGATGACGAAGGGAACAAGCGGGAACTGCATCTTGAGAAAGCGATTGATGTGAGTACAGTGCCGCATGTTGATGGCCAGAATCATCCAGCCGTTGCAAAGATGAATGATGTAGCCATTACGACTTTTGTAGAAGAGCAGTATTTTACTGTCTGCAAGTGGGAAGTAAATGGACAGGCGTCATTTACGCAGGATCAGCCTTTTCTTCTTTGCAGTGTGATTGAAGGAGATGGCGAGCTTATTCATGATGGTAAGAGCTATCCTATTCCGAAAGGAACTCATTTTATTTTGCCTTCAGGGACTGGAGCTTTTTCGATTAGCGGCAAATGTGATTTAATCGTTTCCCATATATGA
- a CDS encoding LacI family DNA-binding transcriptional regulator translates to MVTIGDVAKQAGVSKSTVSNVFSKKRPISEDVTKRVIRVAKELNYVPNHMARSLAIKKTMIIGLKMPTVKDYELSSFETKVINGVVKKSSESGYRVLLDRIYEGDDQSNFSRDPVDGVILLNPREDDPRIMQYRDSSMPFVLIGRPDKTDMDIKCVDNNNIDMAKEVGEYLIGNGHREILFLNASYHMTVAEDRKAGLMRAYDNYNMPFDEGNVVYYDQSTFSNASEYGYVSFLEKIKEKKYTAVIADSDRVALGVMRAAREMEVDIPRDLSLIALSNNETLALETTPNLTSVELFPEKLGEEAAEVLINMLNKQLVPRIRTIPAKLVIRDSCQDIKHQEA, encoded by the coding sequence ATGGTCACAATAGGCGATGTAGCAAAGCAGGCTGGAGTATCTAAAAGTACGGTTTCTAATGTATTCAGCAAGAAGCGTCCGATAAGTGAGGATGTGACAAAGCGTGTGATCCGGGTTGCAAAGGAATTGAATTATGTTCCTAATCACATGGCAAGAAGTCTGGCTATTAAGAAGACGATGATTATTGGTCTTAAGATGCCGACTGTCAAAGATTATGAGTTAAGCAGCTTTGAAACGAAAGTGATTAATGGGGTTGTGAAAAAGTCTTCGGAAAGCGGATACCGGGTTCTTTTGGACCGCATCTATGAAGGAGATGACCAGTCGAACTTTTCAAGGGATCCTGTTGACGGAGTGATTCTATTAAATCCCCGTGAAGATGATCCTCGTATTATGCAATACAGGGATTCCAGCATGCCGTTTGTCCTGATCGGGCGGCCAGACAAAACGGACATGGATATCAAATGTGTTGATAATAACAATATTGACATGGCGAAAGAGGTCGGGGAGTATTTAATCGGCAATGGCCATCGCGAAATTTTGTTTTTAAATGCTTCCTATCATATGACGGTAGCAGAGGACAGAAAAGCTGGGCTGATGAGGGCCTATGATAATTACAATATGCCGTTTGACGAGGGGAATGTTGTTTATTATGATCAATCGACCTTTTCAAACGCATCTGAATATGGGTATGTCTCTTTTCTTGAAAAGATAAAAGAGAAGAAGTATACAGCGGTCATTGCGGATTCGGATCGTGTTGCACTTGGGGTGATGAGAGCTGCAAGGGAAATGGAAGTGGATATTCCGAGAGATCTTTCCCTGATTGCTTTGAGCAATAATGAAACTCTGGCTCTTGAGACGACTCCTAACTTAACGAGTGTCGAGCTGTTTCCTGAGAAGTTGGGGGAGGAAGCGGCTGAGGTTCTGATTAATATGCTGAACAAACAGCTTGTACCAAGAATCAGAACGATCCCTGCAAAGCTGGTTATTCGCGATTCTTGTCAAGATATAAAACATCAAGAAGCGTAA
- a CDS encoding extracellular solute-binding protein, whose translation MKKLLFLVLAVFLVLSGCQSSTGSSGGKTEPVKAPDRDLAAEGLPEFNEKVGELGKTDLEIWLAADYANTAPIQDAIKEFKEVYPNISIKTVGIEWGDMSNKVKLAVSSGAVPDMAHAHAFAMGAQGLAEPVDDLWEEWGEEDKFVPGGIEDTTWEGVKYGMPIDVNTTIYLYNKKVFEENGIKEAPKTLDELVAVSKKLTKKDGSRYGIVTSASGWSFFGNVIAAGTNTLKFDGDKVTANLNDPKIVETMAKYTGLATVDKSSPVPPPQQRQTDHPVAMFGTGRAVSFISGPWDIARIKNEFPDAYKDLATAKLPGDEKGSVLGGGSLFVPKGSKNKVASFELMKWFVSDKYGIRLAKEQGRHPVKTHLYEDEMYSDPLLKPYVETLQDAVPYKLEAYPEANDAWGKALRAVFDGADPQKTLDEAQGIAEKAVNSAK comes from the coding sequence ATGAAGAAGCTGCTATTTTTAGTACTTGCTGTTTTTCTTGTTTTATCAGGATGTCAATCGAGCACGGGCAGTTCGGGCGGGAAAACGGAACCTGTAAAGGCGCCGGATCGTGATCTAGCGGCAGAAGGCTTGCCGGAGTTTAATGAAAAGGTTGGAGAATTAGGCAAAACAGATTTGGAAATTTGGCTTGCAGCTGACTATGCCAACACAGCTCCAATTCAAGATGCGATCAAGGAATTTAAGGAAGTTTATCCGAACATTTCAATTAAAACGGTTGGGATTGAATGGGGAGATATGAGCAATAAAGTAAAGCTTGCCGTTTCTAGTGGAGCGGTTCCTGATATGGCTCATGCCCATGCCTTTGCAATGGGTGCACAGGGTCTTGCTGAACCGGTTGATGATTTGTGGGAAGAGTGGGGCGAAGAGGATAAGTTTGTACCAGGCGGTATTGAGGATACGACCTGGGAAGGTGTTAAGTACGGAATGCCGATAGATGTAAATACAACAATCTACTTATATAATAAGAAGGTTTTTGAAGAGAACGGCATCAAAGAAGCGCCTAAAACGCTTGATGAGTTAGTGGCTGTATCAAAGAAGCTGACGAAGAAAGATGGATCCAGATATGGAATCGTGACTAGTGCCAGCGGATGGAGTTTCTTTGGAAATGTCATCGCAGCGGGAACGAACACGCTGAAGTTTGACGGTGACAAGGTGACAGCGAATCTTAATGATCCAAAGATTGTTGAAACGATGGCGAAATATACAGGCTTAGCAACAGTTGATAAATCATCTCCTGTTCCTCCGCCGCAGCAAAGACAAACTGATCATCCTGTAGCGATGTTTGGGACTGGAAGAGCTGTTTCCTTCATTTCTGGACCATGGGATATTGCTAGAATCAAAAATGAATTCCCTGATGCTTATAAAGATTTAGCAACTGCTAAGCTTCCTGGGGATGAAAAAGGTTCCGTCTTAGGCGGAGGAAGCTTGTTTGTTCCAAAGGGATCCAAAAACAAAGTCGCTTCCTTTGAGCTAATGAAATGGTTTGTTTCAGACAAATACGGAATTCGGTTAGCAAAAGAGCAAGGCCGTCATCCAGTGAAAACTCATTTATATGAAGATGAAATGTACAGCGATCCATTATTGAAGCCATATGTAGAGACATTACAGGATGCTGTACCGTACAAATTGGAAGCGTACCCAGAAGCAAATGATGCATGGGGAAAAGCTTTGCGTGCTGTGTTTGACGGAGCCGATCCGCAAAAAACACTTGACGAGGCACAGGGAATTGCCGAAAAGGCTGTGAATTCAGCTAAATAG
- a CDS encoding carbohydrate ABC transporter permease yields MKTEMATQMNTEIKAKKEFHKLKSYIGSYLFVLPALSFLFIFSIAPILYLIWLSFHDYSLPNPAEFTGLKNFSQMLQDKLFIKSLGNTIVYTAGSMFLGLGGAIAVAVLLNRKLRGLRFFKVFYFLPTITSEVITAMIFLWVFDNNLGILNYLLKIAGVETPPAWLLQPTTAMIILILIGAWRGTAYNIPIFLAALQAVPQSLYEAARIDGANSWKQFIHITLPSITHILVYTMVMSVIGSFQVVAVVDILTNGGPMDSTMVVIKHIWQQSFEFNYVGYGAALSLVLFPFLLAVTWLQLKLSSGKD; encoded by the coding sequence ATGAAAACAGAAATGGCTACTCAAATGAATACTGAAATAAAAGCGAAAAAAGAGTTTCATAAATTAAAAAGTTATATCGGGTCTTATCTATTTGTTTTACCTGCACTTAGTTTCTTATTTATATTCTCCATAGCACCTATTCTCTATTTAATTTGGCTGAGCTTTCATGACTATAGCCTGCCGAATCCTGCCGAATTTACTGGCTTAAAGAACTTCTCACAAATGCTTCAAGACAAGCTTTTCATTAAGAGTCTCGGAAACACAATCGTTTATACAGCCGGTTCCATGTTTTTAGGGCTAGGCGGCGCGATTGCTGTTGCTGTGCTTCTTAATAGAAAGCTTAGAGGCTTACGATTTTTTAAAGTGTTTTATTTTCTGCCGACGATCACCTCTGAGGTTATTACAGCCATGATCTTTTTGTGGGTGTTTGATAATAACCTGGGCATCCTTAACTACTTGTTGAAGATCGCAGGTGTCGAAACACCGCCGGCATGGCTTTTGCAGCCAACTACGGCGATGATCATTCTGATTCTGATTGGAGCATGGAGAGGAACAGCTTATAATATCCCGATTTTCTTGGCAGCCCTTCAGGCAGTCCCTCAATCTTTATATGAAGCAGCAAGGATTGATGGAGCTAATTCCTGGAAACAGTTTATACATATTACACTGCCATCGATCACCCATATATTAGTTTACACCATGGTTATGTCAGTTATTGGATCATTCCAGGTTGTTGCGGTTGTTGACATTTTGACAAACGGCGGACCGATGGACAGCACGATGGTAGTCATTAAACATATTTGGCAGCAGTCGTTTGAATTTAACTATGTTGGCTATGGGGCTGCACTGTCACTTGTTCTATTCCCATTCTTGCTTGCAGTGACTTGGCTTCAATTAAAGCTATCTTCCGGAAAGGACTAA
- a CDS encoding carbohydrate ABC transporter permease, producing MKKSKILKNFILYFLLTFVLFVFLGPYIWMLMTAVKSQGDVMVWPPKILPTEFHWENFLRIWQETNLPRAFLNSFIVSALATIINVFFASLAAFAFARLTFPGRDKLFLLVLATMMIPSGLMVVPLFFMMKNVPFAGPDGWLDSYVGLILPFAVTGFAIFLMRQNFLAIPRELDEQATIDGCSKFQIYWKVIMPLNKPAIALVAIFSFLSHWNEYLWPLTIARSQEMYTIQIALKAFQGQYNIDWPLIMTGATTAALPMIILYFILQPLFEQGLGGLGSGGKES from the coding sequence ATGAAAAAGTCAAAAATCCTGAAAAACTTCATCCTGTATTTTTTGCTGACGTTTGTCTTATTCGTGTTTTTAGGTCCATATATTTGGATGCTGATGACGGCCGTGAAGTCTCAGGGTGATGTCATGGTTTGGCCGCCTAAAATTTTGCCAACAGAATTTCATTGGGAAAATTTCCTGAGAATCTGGCAGGAAACGAACTTGCCGAGAGCTTTCTTAAACAGCTTTATCGTATCAGCTTTAGCTACAATTATTAACGTGTTTTTTGCGTCATTGGCGGCTTTTGCCTTTGCAAGACTGACATTTCCGGGAAGAGATAAGCTTTTCCTCTTAGTGCTTGCGACGATGATGATTCCTTCCGGCTTAATGGTTGTTCCGCTCTTTTTTATGATGAAAAATGTACCGTTTGCAGGACCAGATGGATGGCTTGATTCCTATGTGGGACTCATTCTTCCCTTTGCAGTCACAGGCTTTGCCATTTTCCTGATGCGGCAAAACTTCCTTGCCATTCCAAGGGAATTGGATGAGCAGGCGACCATTGACGGCTGCTCTAAATTTCAAATTTATTGGAAAGTGATTATGCCTCTAAATAAACCGGCGATTGCTTTAGTAGCCATTTTCAGTTTTCTGAGTCACTGGAATGAATATTTATGGCCGTTGACGATTGCGAGGTCGCAGGAAATGTATACGATCCAGATTGCTCTAAAAGCATTCCAGGGTCAATATAACATCGATTGGCCGTTAATCATGACGGGTGCAACCACTGCCGCTTTGCCGATGATTATCTTGTACTTTATCCTTCAGCCTCTATTTGAACAAGGATTGGGAGGACTGGGTTCAGGAGGAAAAGAATCGTGA
- a CDS encoding CehA/McbA family metallohydrolase, which produces MSRVHTVTLSKVIHHSQQGEYITLPFSVPDDIEEIKVELSFSHADENIIDLGLEDPNGFKGWSGGARKDIFVREDRATPGYTLGELPAGEWGVILNAYRVPGSCEVNVIVTLMMSEKRWFKGDLHLHSNHSDGAFTLAEVIDNARQADLDFLALTDHNTFSQNYQYPQVEDLAVIPAVELTTNRGHCNFYGVHKPFSDFRCATKEDVQKKLDEGMANGAVISINHPHCSFCSWDWGLEHFDVKIVEIWNGPWSKQNQATLTWWDLQLQQGKKIVAIGGSDTHRLHESIKYGTPTTWIYSDMHTPRKLLEALTAGQVCIAGRPNAPWIQMQAEETLMSGTFKRKHDRILIKIEIPESTGGLLKIITDQGDVFKSHKPTGTLSRTVEIPGSSLYVRAELWDEETDTPIVISNPIYFS; this is translated from the coding sequence GTGAGCCGAGTTCACACAGTCACCCTGTCTAAGGTGATCCATCATTCGCAGCAAGGCGAATACATCACCCTGCCCTTCTCTGTCCCAGACGATATTGAAGAAATAAAGGTAGAGCTGTCTTTCAGTCATGCTGATGAAAATATTATTGATCTGGGATTGGAGGATCCCAATGGTTTCAAAGGGTGGAGCGGCGGTGCCCGCAAGGACATTTTTGTCCGTGAAGACCGTGCCACGCCAGGCTACACGTTAGGGGAGCTTCCTGCCGGCGAGTGGGGGGTCATCTTGAATGCTTACCGTGTTCCCGGGTCGTGTGAGGTCAACGTTATAGTCACTCTTATGATGAGCGAAAAGAGATGGTTCAAAGGGGATTTGCACCTGCATTCCAATCACAGTGATGGTGCCTTTACTCTTGCAGAAGTGATTGATAATGCCAGGCAGGCTGATTTAGATTTTCTGGCTTTAACCGATCATAATACGTTCAGTCAAAACTACCAGTATCCGCAGGTTGAAGATTTGGCTGTTATTCCAGCTGTTGAACTGACGACAAACCGCGGGCATTGCAACTTTTATGGCGTGCACAAGCCCTTTTCCGATTTTCGCTGTGCAACGAAGGAAGATGTTCAAAAGAAGCTGGATGAAGGAATGGCAAACGGCGCCGTTATTTCGATCAACCATCCGCACTGTTCATTTTGCTCATGGGATTGGGGTCTGGAGCATTTCGATGTAAAGATAGTGGAGATTTGGAATGGTCCCTGGAGCAAACAAAATCAAGCTACTTTAACATGGTGGGATCTGCAATTGCAGCAAGGGAAGAAAATCGTGGCGATTGGCGGAAGCGATACCCATCGCCTTCATGAATCCATTAAATATGGAACGCCGACGACATGGATTTATTCAGATATGCATACGCCAAGAAAGCTATTAGAAGCTTTAACAGCTGGCCAAGTGTGTATAGCCGGCCGTCCAAATGCCCCTTGGATTCAAATGCAGGCGGAAGAGACATTGATGAGCGGTACTTTTAAAAGGAAGCATGACAGGATACTTATAAAAATTGAGATTCCGGAAAGTACTGGCGGTCTTTTAAAAATCATTACGGATCAAGGGGACGTTTTTAAAAGCCATAAACCCACAGGAACATTGTCTAGAACTGTTGAGATTCCAGGCAGCAGCTTATATGTGCGTGCTGAATTATGGGATGAGGAAACCGACACTCCAATTGTCATCAGCAATCCGATTTATTTTTCATAA
- a CDS encoding glycerophosphodiester phosphodiesterase family protein, translated as MDRIFQGKNRALIGAHRGASAYCPENTMSSFKKAMELQADMLELDVQLTSDGHAVVFHDFSLERTTNGTGFLREHTLSDLKKLDAGAWFSEEFADEEIPALEEVLAWAKGKIVLSIELKQMEHLKEPLAKRVTDLIRSYQMEDQIQLMSFNHASLAEARLHSKLILTNVICSSRLADPVRYLKELQAQVLNVPINQLSPSLIEELHQADYYVHGSMSDDIHVWKTLQEWKIDAMDTNLPDVMIRKNDSSFIRGPLNGISQFKRNY; from the coding sequence GTGGATAGAATCTTTCAAGGCAAGAACAGAGCTCTAATTGGCGCTCATCGCGGTGCATCTGCGTATTGTCCGGAGAATACGATGTCGTCTTTTAAGAAAGCGATGGAGCTGCAGGCTGATATGCTTGAGCTTGATGTCCAGCTGACAAGTGACGGGCATGCTGTTGTCTTCCATGATTTCTCGCTTGAGAGAACAACTAATGGAACAGGATTTTTGAGGGAACACACTTTATCCGACTTGAAAAAACTAGATGCAGGTGCGTGGTTTTCAGAGGAGTTTGCAGATGAAGAGATTCCGGCGCTTGAGGAAGTTTTAGCATGGGCGAAGGGGAAAATCGTGCTCAGTATCGAACTGAAGCAGATGGAGCACCTGAAAGAACCATTAGCTAAAAGAGTCACAGATTTAATCCGAAGCTATCAAATGGAAGACCAAATCCAGCTCATGTCCTTTAACCATGCATCCTTAGCAGAGGCGAGGTTGCACAGCAAGCTCATCCTCACAAATGTTATCTGCTCCTCGCGATTAGCAGATCCTGTCCGTTATCTGAAAGAACTTCAGGCACAAGTATTAAATGTGCCAATCAATCAATTATCTCCAAGTTTAATAGAAGAGCTTCATCAGGCTGACTATTATGTGCATGGAAGCATGAGCGACGATATCCATGTATGGAAAACGCTTCAGGAATGGAAAATCGACGCGATGGACACGAATCTTCCTGACGTCATGATAAGAAAGAATGATTCATCATTCATAAGGGGGCCATTAAATGGAATTTCACAGTTTAAAAGGAATTATTGA